A genome region from Natronobeatus ordinarius includes the following:
- a CDS encoding hybrid sensor histidine kinase/response regulator translates to MTTEGTDVELLLVEDNHDDARYVERLIHEHRLARNVDGGTGPIEITEIDHVDRLTDSLERVRTNPPDVVLLDLMLPDSQGLETIDRMVEHAPGVPIVVLTGQNETDVGVEAIQRGAQDYLAKGTATSELLLRTLRYAIERARNQRELVDRNHRLALLNRIVRQDIRNDVSMIVGLGDQLRDRVDPDDEATVEMVLEAAQHVVELTDTAAEVMDVLSTDDVDREPCDLYASLDAAVTRLRREHDVELTVDRHDSGDDPVIVYASPMLGSVFDHLLTNTVDHSDRSTPAVTVSVEATSERSTVEIADDGVGISDAQKQLLVDPDARFDDRSGMGVGLYLVTTLIEAFEGTLEIDDNYPSGTIVSVTLDRVHGA, encoded by the coding sequence ATGACTACCGAAGGAACCGACGTGGAACTGCTGCTCGTCGAGGACAACCACGACGACGCACGGTACGTCGAACGACTGATTCACGAGCACCGGCTCGCCCGCAACGTCGACGGGGGGACGGGACCGATCGAGATCACCGAAATCGATCACGTCGACCGGCTCACTGACTCCCTTGAACGGGTCCGCACGAACCCGCCGGACGTCGTCCTCCTCGACCTCATGTTGCCGGACAGTCAGGGACTCGAGACGATCGATCGGATGGTCGAACACGCACCGGGCGTCCCGATCGTCGTGTTGACCGGACAGAACGAGACCGACGTCGGCGTCGAGGCGATCCAGCGTGGCGCACAGGATTATCTCGCCAAGGGGACCGCCACGAGCGAACTGCTCTTGCGAACGCTCCGGTACGCCATCGAGCGCGCACGCAACCAGCGTGAACTCGTCGATCGAAACCACCGGCTCGCACTGCTGAACCGAATCGTGAGACAGGACATTCGCAACGACGTGAGCATGATCGTCGGACTCGGCGATCAGCTCCGAGATCGGGTTGACCCGGACGACGAGGCGACGGTCGAGATGGTCCTGGAGGCGGCCCAACACGTCGTCGAACTCACGGACACGGCGGCGGAGGTGATGGACGTGCTTTCGACCGACGACGTCGACCGCGAGCCGTGTGATCTCTACGCCAGTCTCGATGCGGCGGTAACCCGACTCCGGCGGGAACACGACGTCGAGCTCACCGTCGACCGACACGATTCCGGTGACGATCCAGTGATCGTCTACGCCTCGCCGATGCTCGGCTCGGTGTTCGACCACCTCCTCACGAACACCGTCGACCACTCAGATCGATCTACGCCAGCGGTGACGGTGAGCGTCGAGGCGACGAGCGAACGATCGACGGTGGAGATCGCAGACGACGGCGTGGGCATCTCTGACGCCCAAAAACAACTCCTCGTTGACCCCGACGCTCGCTTCGACGATCGATCGGGAATGGGAGTCGGCCTGTATCTGGTGACGACGCTGATCGAGGCGTTCGAAGGAACGCTCGAGATCGACGACAACTACCCGAGCGGAACGATCGTCTCAGTGACGCTCGATCGAGTCCACGGCGCCTGA
- a CDS encoding winged helix-turn-helix transcriptional regulator, with product MISHNTDVSKGQRVALSVFSLLSKKWHPVVVAVLTRHGPMGFNELLEAIPDVSGKVLSGTLEALSDAGLVKRTVVSDSPLRVEYQLTEAGRDMEPIFEALAVWGTRHLESTTPTVLLADADRRITGMYSEWLTDRYTVSRVHDGDELEDSLDDAVDVVLFDEGLPGVDPYELSEIVGSEYRTIALVGDRPGVDLLELDCDDVLRKPTVRESILEAIDEQLNRQGEPAEKRERTALAERLALLESIYPTERLESDEAYVEARRQLEELEV from the coding sequence ATGATCAGCCACAATACCGACGTATCAAAAGGACAACGTGTTGCGCTCAGCGTCTTTTCTCTGCTCTCGAAGAAGTGGCACCCCGTCGTCGTTGCCGTTCTCACCCGCCACGGGCCGATGGGATTCAACGAACTCCTCGAAGCGATCCCGGACGTCTCCGGCAAGGTACTTTCGGGAACGCTCGAGGCGCTTTCCGACGCCGGGCTGGTCAAACGAACCGTCGTGAGCGACTCACCACTCCGGGTCGAGTACCAGCTCACGGAAGCTGGTCGCGACATGGAGCCGATCTTCGAAGCGCTCGCCGTCTGGGGAACCCGCCACCTCGAATCGACGACCCCGACCGTTCTGCTCGCCGACGCCGATCGGCGAATCACCGGGATGTACAGCGAGTGGCTGACCGATCGGTACACGGTTTCCCGAGTACACGACGGCGACGAACTCGAGGACTCCCTCGACGACGCCGTCGACGTCGTGCTCTTCGACGAGGGGCTCCCCGGCGTCGATCCCTACGAACTCTCCGAAATCGTCGGCTCAGAGTATCGGACGATCGCGCTCGTCGGCGACCGCCCTGGCGTCGACCTGCTCGAGCTCGACTGCGACGACGTCCTCCGGAAACCGACCGTCCGCGAGTCGATCCTCGAAGCGATCGACGAACAACTGAATCGCCAGGGTGAACCCGCCGAGAAACGCGAACGCACAGCCCTTGCAGAACGGCTAGCACTCCTCGAGTCGATTTACCCGACCGAGCGCCTCGAGTCAGACGAGGCGTACGTCGAAGCACGGCGTCAGCTCGAGGAACTCGAGGTCTGA